Proteins encoded within one genomic window of Planctomycetia bacterium:
- a CDS encoding RNA-directed DNA polymerase — MGLFNWISKLFRRTLPPSVFKYPEPRWDKKELLRRLNLNEINLIYTVRGFNPRDTNLLAPHLIPLGYWWHKIPKRSGKPRMLYSPNPRLKLLQKLLLRKVFAKLAVHSACKGFRRGQSNCTHARLHVGKAVVVRIDIKDFFHSTSGNQVYDFFRRIGWNHEAASLIQAICTRKNRLPQGAPTSPILSNLVNYRMDARLAGLAGKSQAIYSRYADDLIFSFEQDNRRFIRGVIRRVVSILFESGYTINRTKLNVMRQHNRQVVTGLVVNRKVHLPRSTRRWLRSVEHHLNTGKSATLTREQLAGWKAYQQMIQTQSTGN, encoded by the coding sequence ATGGGTCTATTCAACTGGATTTCCAAGCTCTTCCGGCGAACGCTTCCACCCTCTGTTTTCAAATATCCAGAGCCACGTTGGGACAAAAAAGAACTGCTTCGTCGACTGAATCTGAATGAAATCAATCTGATCTACACGGTAAGGGGGTTCAATCCGAGGGATACCAATTTACTGGCACCACATCTCATTCCCCTTGGTTACTGGTGGCACAAGATTCCCAAGCGTTCTGGCAAACCCAGAATGCTGTATTCCCCCAATCCCAGATTGAAGCTGTTGCAAAAGCTGCTGTTGCGAAAAGTATTTGCCAAACTTGCAGTTCATTCAGCCTGCAAAGGCTTCCGTCGAGGACAATCAAACTGCACTCACGCCAGGCTTCATGTTGGCAAAGCGGTTGTGGTCAGAATAGATATCAAAGATTTCTTCCACTCTACATCTGGAAATCAGGTTTACGATTTCTTTCGCCGGATTGGCTGGAATCATGAAGCCGCTTCGCTTATTCAAGCCATTTGCACACGAAAAAATCGCCTCCCACAGGGAGCCCCAACCAGCCCTATACTCAGCAACCTCGTCAACTACCGTATGGATGCACGCCTGGCCGGATTAGCCGGGAAAAGCCAAGCCATCTATAGCCGCTATGCCGATGATCTCATCTTTTCATTCGAACAGGATAACCGTCGGTTCATTCGTGGCGTCATCCGGCGTGTTGTCAGCATTCTGTTCGAATCAGGCTACACCATCAACAGAACCAAGTTGAATGTCATGCGCCAACATAACAGGCAAGTGGTTACAGGCCTGGTGGTCAACCGCAAAGTACATCTCCCCCGATCAACCCGTCGCTGGTTGCGTTCCGTCGAACATCACCTCAACACTGGTAAATCCGCCACACTAACTCGCGAACAACTGGCTGGATGGAAAGCCTACCAGCAAATGATTCAAACTCAATCGACAGGAAATTGA
- a CDS encoding HIT family protein: MSSQGSPCSLCQKIADYQQRHADELVWEFATSMVFLGTWQYYEGYCVVTAKSHFTELFEVCPQDRHTLMDEVTLTAQAIHAVVKPRKINYEWLGNQMPHLHWHLFPRQESDPNHLQAVWLDIAKAEADAELKKRWQSSIRGRTAIIKALKEQIRKLIGSA, encoded by the coding sequence ATGTCATCGCAAGGCTCTCCATGTTCACTTTGCCAGAAGATCGCTGATTATCAGCAGCGTCATGCAGATGAACTGGTATGGGAGTTTGCCACCAGTATGGTGTTCCTGGGGACTTGGCAGTACTACGAAGGCTACTGTGTGGTGACTGCGAAAAGTCATTTCACTGAGCTTTTTGAAGTCTGTCCACAGGATCGGCACACCTTGATGGATGAAGTGACACTTACCGCACAGGCCATCCATGCTGTGGTGAAACCTCGGAAAATCAATTACGAATGGTTGGGGAATCAGATGCCTCATTTGCACTGGCATCTGTTTCCCCGACAAGAATCAGATCCGAATCATTTGCAGGCGGTCTGGCTGGATATTGCCAAGGCAGAAGCAGATGCTGAACTCAAGAAACGATGGCAATCCAGCATTCGGGGACGTACAGCCATCATCAAGGCATTAAAGGAACAGATTCGGAAGTTGATTGGTTCAGCATAA
- a CDS encoding DPP IV N-terminal domain-containing protein, giving the protein MFSRMILSRTLWGIGLAVICVSVQAAEPERVNKANYPNAQKFSRDFIQQFSYDTSVTPNWIGKTDNFWYVYRTSKGTSYWKVYPANKSKEALFDHTKLAAALSEVAKKPIEAHGLSLSRVSLTDDGAKLKFVFDEFQYEYEIVANKLTKGSRAPRAPQGGNIPGLSQEEQQRRQELVERFRQQQEQQQQQDQQQQTQGQTTEPARPNFDYRNFSPDKKHYVYAYKHNIYVSESEKEKDAIQLSKDGEEDYTFAGGFGGFGGGGGRGGAETRPVDPERKSRVNVTWTPDSKAFYVTRNDSRGVQELFLVDSIAMPRPKLEKYKYPMPGEDKIRRVQLYYVNLDAKKLEQVTPRFKDERYFNIHWSKKNNELRFVRRDRLQRNIEFCTLDVKTGKCKCLFEEGLDNGNIEFQNVRYLDDTDEMIWWSERSGWGHFYLYDTNGTLKNAITSGPYRASSIVAVDSKNRTLYFRGNAREAGENVYYQHLYSVRLDGSGLRLLDPGNANHNSILSSTYQVLVDNSSRIDQVPTSVLRDSSGAKIMDLETCDVSRLKETGWKLPTTFVVKAADGVTDLYGNMWTPFDLDPKKKYPIIAHVYPGPQTEGVTHTYSAFSSNMQMAQLGFIVIQVGHRGGTPTRSKAYHRYGYFNLRDYALEDKKSAIEQLALKYPFMDIDRVGIYGHSGGGFMSAAAMLQKPYNEFFKAAVASAGNHDNNIYNDNWSERYHGMKEVPADQADTKTAATQQQDAGDVQRGAGQRRRRPPEAGEFSEVEYDLENEPQDVGTKDRQEKLDAIKKEVAEIASKMANAKGDELTSLEKQLADAKEKLGKLTTDAKTTETRKEVETKTGEVKRETDKTDSKKDEEKKKEEEKKMKFSIAVPTNAELAANLKGALLLVHGEIDNNVHPANTMRLVDALVKANKRFDMLILPGQRHGFGTSQAYFNQRMWDFFSDHLIGDRPAGADINEKINGK; this is encoded by the coding sequence ATGTTTTCGCGAATGATTCTTTCCCGCACACTGTGGGGGATTGGTCTTGCAGTTATTTGTGTATCAGTTCAGGCTGCAGAGCCGGAGAGAGTCAATAAAGCCAATTATCCCAATGCTCAGAAGTTCAGCAGAGACTTCATTCAGCAGTTCAGCTATGACACCAGTGTGACACCGAACTGGATAGGCAAGACGGATAACTTCTGGTACGTCTATCGCACGAGCAAGGGCACCAGCTATTGGAAAGTGTATCCGGCCAATAAAAGCAAGGAAGCTCTTTTCGATCATACGAAACTGGCCGCAGCCTTGTCTGAAGTGGCCAAGAAACCTATCGAGGCTCATGGCTTGTCGTTGAGCCGCGTCTCCTTGACTGATGATGGTGCGAAGCTGAAATTCGTGTTTGATGAGTTTCAATACGAGTATGAAATCGTAGCGAATAAATTAACCAAGGGGTCACGTGCTCCGCGAGCGCCACAAGGTGGGAATATTCCCGGTCTGTCACAGGAAGAACAACAGCGGCGTCAGGAATTGGTGGAAAGGTTCCGCCAGCAACAGGAACAGCAGCAACAACAAGATCAGCAACAGCAGACACAGGGGCAAACGACGGAACCTGCCAGGCCTAACTTTGATTATCGGAACTTCTCCCCCGACAAGAAACATTATGTGTATGCCTACAAGCACAATATTTACGTGTCGGAATCTGAAAAGGAAAAGGATGCCATCCAGCTATCCAAGGATGGTGAAGAGGATTACACCTTTGCAGGTGGCTTTGGCGGATTTGGTGGAGGCGGTGGACGAGGAGGCGCTGAGACAAGGCCAGTCGATCCTGAACGAAAAAGCAGAGTGAATGTTACTTGGACACCTGATTCCAAGGCGTTTTATGTCACCAGGAATGATTCCCGCGGTGTGCAGGAACTCTTTCTGGTTGATTCGATTGCCATGCCTCGCCCCAAGCTGGAAAAGTACAAATACCCCATGCCGGGTGAAGATAAGATCAGGCGGGTTCAGTTGTATTATGTGAATCTTGACGCCAAGAAACTGGAGCAGGTTACACCACGATTCAAGGATGAGCGCTATTTCAACATTCACTGGAGCAAGAAGAACAACGAACTCCGGTTTGTACGTCGAGACCGTCTGCAGCGGAATATCGAATTCTGCACACTCGATGTGAAAACGGGCAAATGCAAATGCCTGTTTGAGGAGGGACTTGATAACGGTAACATTGAATTCCAGAATGTGCGATACCTGGATGACACTGATGAAATGATCTGGTGGTCAGAACGATCAGGCTGGGGGCATTTCTACCTGTACGACACCAATGGCACGCTGAAAAATGCCATTACCAGCGGGCCATATCGTGCCAGTTCCATAGTTGCAGTCGATTCCAAGAATCGCACGCTCTACTTCCGAGGAAACGCACGAGAAGCTGGAGAGAATGTCTATTACCAGCACCTCTACTCAGTCAGATTAGATGGATCCGGATTGAGATTACTGGATCCAGGCAATGCCAACCATAATTCAATCCTTTCGAGTACCTACCAGGTTCTCGTCGATAATTCTTCCCGGATCGATCAGGTTCCGACTTCGGTACTGCGTGATTCTTCCGGTGCGAAGATTATGGATCTGGAAACCTGTGATGTCAGCCGACTGAAAGAAACCGGCTGGAAACTGCCTACTACGTTTGTTGTGAAGGCAGCAGACGGCGTTACCGATCTCTATGGCAACATGTGGACACCATTTGACCTCGATCCCAAAAAGAAGTACCCCATTATCGCCCATGTTTATCCCGGGCCACAGACCGAAGGTGTAACCCATACCTACTCTGCCTTCAGCAGTAACATGCAGATGGCTCAGTTAGGTTTCATCGTCATACAAGTTGGCCATCGTGGCGGCACGCCGACACGTTCCAAGGCCTATCACCGCTACGGCTATTTCAACCTGCGTGATTATGCATTGGAAGACAAGAAATCAGCCATCGAACAATTGGCATTGAAGTATCCGTTTATGGATATCGATCGAGTGGGTATTTATGGTCATTCCGGCGGTGGATTCATGTCCGCTGCTGCCATGCTGCAGAAGCCTTACAACGAGTTCTTCAAGGCAGCGGTCGCTTCAGCCGGTAATCATGATAACAACATTTACAATGATAACTGGTCGGAGCGTTATCATGGCATGAAGGAAGTGCCCGCAGACCAGGCCGATACCAAGACAGCTGCAACTCAACAGCAGGATGCTGGCGATGTACAGCGCGGTGCTGGCCAGCGTCGTCGTCGACCTCCCGAAGCAGGTGAGTTCAGTGAGGTGGAATACGATCTCGAAAATGAACCTCAGGATGTTGGCACAAAGGATCGACAGGAGAAGCTGGATGCCATCAAGAAGGAAGTGGCAGAGATTGCCTCGAAGATGGCAAATGCCAAAGGCGATGAACTGACCAGCCTTGAGAAACAACTCGCTGATGCAAAAGAAAAACTCGGAAAACTGACCACGGATGCCAAAACAACTGAAACCAGGAAGGAAGTCGAAACCAAAACAGGCGAAGTGAAAAGAGAAACAGACAAGACTGATTCCAAGAAGGATGAGGAGAAAAAGAAAGAAGAAGAAAAGAAAATGAAGTTCAGCATTGCTGTTCCCACCAATGCTGAGTTGGCTGCCAATCTGAAAGGTGCATTGTTGCTGGTACATGGTGAAATTGACAACAATGTTCACCCTGCCAACACGATGCGACTGGTAGATGCCCTCGTGAAAGCGAATAAGCGTTTTGACATGCTCATTCTACCTGGCCAGCGGCATGGCTTTGGCACCTCGCAGGCTTATTTCAACCAAAGGATGTGGGATTTCTTCTCCGATCATCTGATCGGAGACAGGCCTGCTGGAGCTGACATTAACGAGAAGATAAACGGCAAATAG
- a CDS encoding sigma-70 family RNA polymerase sigma factor — MAERIDAITTRWSLLRLAHGNHPDTSKARQMLVLRYASAVRKYVGAIVRSGDDADELAQDVVLRLMRGDFAGADPTRGRFRDFLKTAVRNMIQNHWAKQGRRQTETLITEPGKNDEQREAEWLGAWQKTVLDHALASCRDDDDHQGGSIYLLLKLRMDHPEATSETLAELLSARLQTTVKPDACRQMLRRARFKLAQALVEEIENGLEEDSPARVLDELAALGLLEHVKDFLPADYSTSGKLQL; from the coding sequence ATGGCTGAACGCATCGATGCCATCACCACACGCTGGAGCCTGTTGCGACTGGCGCATGGCAACCACCCCGATACCAGTAAAGCACGACAGATGCTGGTGCTTCGCTATGCTTCTGCCGTTCGCAAATATGTGGGCGCCATCGTGCGTTCCGGCGATGATGCCGACGAACTGGCCCAGGATGTAGTCCTTCGGCTGATGCGAGGTGACTTTGCCGGGGCAGATCCGACACGTGGCCGCTTTCGCGATTTTCTGAAGACTGCTGTCAGAAACATGATTCAGAATCACTGGGCCAAACAGGGACGCAGGCAAACCGAAACACTCATCACGGAACCTGGGAAAAATGACGAGCAGCGGGAAGCAGAGTGGCTCGGCGCCTGGCAGAAAACCGTTCTGGATCATGCTCTCGCCAGTTGTCGCGACGACGATGATCATCAGGGTGGTTCAATCTACTTGCTGCTCAAACTCCGGATGGATCATCCGGAAGCAACTTCAGAAACCCTGGCGGAACTGCTTTCCGCTCGCTTGCAGACAACAGTCAAACCCGATGCCTGCAGGCAGATGCTCCGGCGGGCAAGGTTCAAACTCGCCCAAGCACTTGTCGAAGAAATTGAAAACGGGCTGGAGGAAGATTCTCCAGCCCGCGTGCTCGATGAACTGGCTGCACTGGGTCTGTTGGAACATGTCAAAGACTTTCTGCCAGCCGATTATTCCACCAGTGGAAAGCTGCAACTTTGA
- a CDS encoding M28 family peptidase has protein sequence MSHAGWHQLIPKDDYLKGDSEFHINAYSEYMPPPRVGWKPYGPVPINNYLFSRDDPYGWKVHEFDEALELQPGLHQIARDLLRRLKRLQDGNPDTGLPRHISRENPFWPAELAQANLKNDPCVLLLPISLSRTQDDKGRVRWTLFGNSEQGPSKAFWKSFYTAPGVEAPAEDGIQFFCRLLNSVYGISVSDSNDLRQAGLRILTDDKPDFPFWSEGELPSWTKPFQFQDDEPSEAVKYLVTFRPFGRMPVAVREGYLKGRLALLPFPGSLVFWGVDRARRIYPQLPLGLQIPLLANVDYHESPIGIRVPQSGLFHQPTSEQPEYANTAGHLRNTFKRTHRWQKILRDQDQIELIGQESSLLNVWFSTVPEDLGLYGKPMARNVQIWTQKPELLLDGPNASPSQIKKTIRAVKAGGVFGYRFLFPAMRVGHHEVYWHRPLVAFRNSAGETAVVDDAPLGYFTAYDAEKPRLERAIELWPRMQKRDVLMTALEGEDYTRKRQVPIQVRNVRKLTHAYALFGAKPLPVQFARRIMGLDREGAGKRWLAKLPEQVANRIREIVVPDQSPELKIKAGRIPESLTYSNTANRSFEVDYWKTIASLAESPLINKNNADCVLDEATQQVIPYHERQLDQLGDDLLAYYQKAIKAARMTGKALAGDVPFQWRTDADYSWMGGWRKNEKTRAERNLLIMIPGRNCSEAVIMADHYDTAFMEDKYETERGGTGARLAACGADDNYSATASLMLAAPIFLEMSRQGKLGCDIWLVHLTGEEFPADCLGARALAARLVSRSLKLRLPNGKTRDLSKVTVRGLYVSDMIAYNHDHERDIFQISPGNEPASMWLAYQAHIANEIWNTSVPYWNKSQKRLGLPRSRRSPHGAAIPEMAPFLELSGHVRVPSDPKSTLFNTDAQIFSDVGVPCVLFMENYDINRTGYHDTHDTMENIDLDYGAAVCAITIESVARAAKPETVHYDLTTT, from the coding sequence ATGTCACATGCTGGTTGGCACCAATTAATTCCTAAGGATGATTACTTAAAAGGTGACTCCGAGTTTCACATCAATGCTTATTCCGAATATATGCCGCCGCCTCGCGTTGGCTGGAAGCCTTATGGCCCGGTACCTATCAACAATTATTTGTTTTCGCGAGATGACCCTTATGGATGGAAAGTACATGAGTTTGATGAGGCATTAGAGCTTCAACCTGGTCTTCATCAAATTGCCAGGGATCTTCTCAGACGACTGAAACGATTACAGGATGGAAACCCAGACACGGGTTTACCCAGGCACATCAGTCGAGAAAACCCCTTTTGGCCTGCCGAGTTAGCTCAGGCGAATCTCAAGAACGATCCATGTGTTCTGTTATTGCCTATATCTCTTTCACGAACGCAGGATGATAAAGGTCGAGTACGCTGGACACTCTTTGGCAACAGCGAACAAGGTCCAAGCAAGGCCTTCTGGAAAAGCTTTTATACAGCACCGGGTGTAGAAGCGCCGGCAGAGGATGGCATTCAATTTTTCTGCCGTTTGTTGAACTCAGTCTATGGAATATCCGTTTCTGATAGCAATGACTTACGCCAGGCTGGTTTACGAATCCTTACCGATGATAAACCCGATTTCCCATTCTGGAGTGAAGGGGAATTGCCCTCGTGGACCAAGCCGTTTCAATTTCAGGATGATGAACCAAGCGAGGCAGTGAAGTATCTGGTAACGTTTCGACCATTCGGGCGCATGCCTGTCGCAGTGCGTGAAGGCTATCTGAAAGGTCGCCTGGCCTTGCTTCCGTTTCCTGGCAGTCTGGTCTTCTGGGGAGTAGACCGTGCTCGCCGTATTTATCCACAGTTGCCGCTTGGTTTACAAATCCCGTTACTGGCTAATGTTGATTATCATGAATCGCCCATAGGCATTCGTGTTCCACAATCTGGCTTGTTCCATCAGCCCACCAGTGAGCAACCAGAGTACGCTAATACCGCTGGGCATCTGAGAAACACTTTCAAACGAACACACCGCTGGCAGAAGATTCTGCGCGATCAGGATCAGATTGAACTGATCGGACAGGAATCCTCCCTTCTGAATGTCTGGTTTAGTACCGTTCCCGAAGATCTGGGATTGTATGGCAAACCTATGGCTCGCAATGTTCAGATCTGGACTCAGAAGCCGGAATTACTCTTGGACGGCCCCAACGCTTCACCATCTCAAATCAAAAAAACCATACGTGCAGTGAAAGCAGGCGGAGTGTTCGGCTATCGTTTCCTGTTTCCGGCCATGCGCGTCGGTCATCATGAAGTGTATTGGCATCGGCCACTGGTGGCTTTTCGTAATTCTGCAGGCGAAACAGCTGTCGTGGACGATGCTCCGTTGGGATATTTTACAGCCTACGATGCGGAGAAACCACGACTGGAAAGAGCCATCGAACTTTGGCCAAGGATGCAGAAACGCGATGTGCTGATGACAGCTTTGGAAGGCGAGGACTACACCCGTAAGCGACAAGTGCCCATTCAGGTTCGAAATGTTAGAAAACTGACTCATGCCTATGCACTGTTTGGCGCTAAACCACTGCCTGTCCAATTTGCCCGGCGTATCATGGGGCTTGATCGTGAGGGAGCGGGCAAACGCTGGTTAGCGAAACTGCCTGAACAGGTGGCGAACCGCATCCGCGAAATAGTCGTGCCCGATCAGTCACCAGAACTGAAAATCAAAGCTGGACGGATTCCTGAATCCCTGACCTATTCGAATACTGCCAATCGCTCCTTCGAAGTAGATTACTGGAAGACGATAGCCTCGCTGGCTGAATCTCCGCTCATCAACAAGAACAATGCCGATTGTGTGCTGGATGAGGCAACGCAACAGGTCATACCCTATCACGAGCGCCAGTTGGATCAGTTAGGTGACGATCTTCTGGCGTACTACCAGAAGGCAATCAAGGCAGCCAGGATGACAGGAAAAGCTCTGGCAGGGGATGTACCTTTCCAATGGCGAACCGATGCTGATTATTCCTGGATGGGTGGCTGGCGTAAAAACGAGAAAACACGTGCAGAGCGCAATTTGCTCATCATGATTCCTGGACGTAATTGTTCTGAAGCGGTTATTATGGCCGATCATTACGATACGGCGTTTATGGAGGATAAGTACGAAACGGAACGTGGCGGAACTGGAGCGCGCCTGGCGGCATGTGGCGCTGACGATAATTATTCCGCCACTGCATCACTGATGCTGGCTGCCCCGATTTTTCTCGAAATGAGCCGACAAGGCAAACTGGGATGTGACATCTGGCTTGTCCACCTGACGGGCGAGGAATTTCCAGCCGATTGCCTGGGTGCCAGAGCGCTCGCTGCCAGGCTTGTCAGTCGTTCGTTAAAGTTACGATTGCCAAATGGCAAGACCAGGGATTTATCCAAAGTCACCGTACGCGGTCTCTATGTCTCAGACATGATCGCCTACAACCATGATCATGAACGCGACATCTTTCAGATTTCGCCAGGCAACGAACCCGCTTCGATGTGGTTGGCCTACCAGGCCCATATCGCAAATGAGATCTGGAATACTTCCGTACCATATTGGAACAAAAGCCAAAAAAGACTTGGACTGCCACGAAGTCGCCGCAGTCCCCATGGAGCTGCTATTCCCGAAATGGCCCCATTTCTTGAGCTGTCCGGTCATGTAAGGGTGCCTTCCGATCCCAAAAGCACGCTCTTCAATACAGACGCACAGATCTTTTCTGATGTAGGCGTGCCCTGTGTGCTCTTTATGGAGAATTATGACATCAATCGCACGGGTTACCACGACACACACGATACGATGGAGAATATCGATCTGGATTATGGAGCAGCGGTTTGCGCCATCACTATCGAATCTGTGGCACGGGCGGCAAAACCAGAAACAGTACACTATGATCTGACTACAACATAA
- a CDS encoding serine/threonine protein kinase, which produces MSEPNATLVQKPKISPPLQVDPLPLVSGYEMIKVLGQGGMGKVYLALHLQQNRLVALKVVTSPSQHVEDRFQQEILAIASLKHHHIAQIYENGQVEGRPYYSMEYLAGGTLSQRLKEAVLTPQQAARVIIQLAHAMHYAHSQGILHRDLKPGNVLLEKTNDNSIVPKIADFGLAKRMLEDAQLTQTGDLFGSPSYMSPEQASGISKLTPATDIYALGAILYECLTGRPPFLGTDPMQTMLMVLSDDPLPPRQLQPQLPRDLNTICMKCLEKLPKKRFESAEALALELERFLSGEPIQARPVGPVERLVKWARRRPWQAAAVALTLALMMALAAGLAYMQHANQQISNAKDNATEAYTLSRDSLISILKNNTELLSTLPQAEQLTIESYRPVIELFRSLDKLRPDDRPTILARLETLYQYFVTQVLYHRHDDARNTLVETTQLLQTKLVQFPQDTELKLYQIKHLINQGWLARRQSKPAEAQISEKQAQGMLEEFLKLSPNDTRFLKLSIDLLNNQIGDAIAEQKFETALEHYRSIVEFRKTIFQEEPDGQNASLLMGSQKSLATFLLATRRFDEAEKLLLAIQTQLPRLQIPDADKLNQQALLNISFGDVARSRQAWKPAEEFYAKASRVMQSLRTQFPLNSSFLYDDLSIQGKLIELNLERGNITIGLPQLRSFVTMVDKMLEEHPEYTSIASMQRHYRALLQKLESSRQQ; this is translated from the coding sequence ATGTCGGAACCCAATGCAACCCTGGTTCAAAAACCGAAAATCTCTCCTCCACTTCAGGTTGATCCGCTTCCACTCGTGAGTGGCTACGAGATGATCAAAGTGCTGGGTCAGGGTGGTATGGGCAAAGTCTATCTAGCGTTACATCTTCAGCAGAACCGGCTGGTAGCCTTGAAAGTTGTCACTTCACCCAGTCAACATGTTGAAGATCGTTTCCAGCAGGAAATACTGGCGATAGCCAGCTTGAAACATCACCACATTGCACAGATATACGAAAATGGCCAGGTTGAGGGTCGCCCTTATTACAGCATGGAATACCTGGCTGGTGGAACGCTCAGCCAACGACTCAAGGAAGCGGTGTTGACTCCACAGCAAGCAGCCCGCGTGATCATTCAGCTTGCGCATGCAATGCATTACGCCCATTCGCAGGGGATTCTGCATCGCGACCTCAAACCAGGTAATGTGCTTCTGGAAAAAACGAATGACAACTCTATCGTTCCAAAAATCGCCGACTTTGGCCTGGCCAAACGCATGCTGGAAGATGCTCAACTCACCCAAACGGGCGATCTGTTCGGCAGCCCCAGTTATATGTCACCTGAACAGGCATCCGGTATTTCCAAACTGACACCCGCCACCGATATCTATGCACTGGGCGCCATTCTTTATGAATGTCTCACAGGCCGTCCACCATTCCTTGGAACTGATCCGATGCAGACCATGCTCATGGTGCTCAGTGATGATCCGCTGCCACCACGCCAGTTGCAGCCTCAGCTGCCTCGCGATCTCAACACGATCTGCATGAAATGTCTGGAAAAGTTGCCGAAGAAGCGTTTTGAAAGTGCGGAAGCCCTGGCACTTGAACTCGAACGATTTCTCAGCGGTGAACCCATCCAGGCCAGGCCTGTTGGCCCTGTGGAACGACTGGTGAAATGGGCACGTCGAAGACCCTGGCAGGCTGCAGCCGTTGCTCTTACTTTGGCACTGATGATGGCGTTGGCTGCAGGATTGGCTTACATGCAACACGCTAATCAGCAGATTTCCAACGCCAAAGATAATGCAACCGAGGCTTACACCTTATCTCGCGATAGTCTGATCTCCATTCTGAAAAACAATACCGAGTTATTGAGCACTCTGCCTCAGGCAGAACAGTTGACCATTGAATCGTATCGCCCGGTCATTGAATTATTTCGGTCGCTCGATAAACTTCGACCTGATGATCGCCCAACCATACTGGCACGACTGGAAACACTTTATCAGTATTTCGTGACTCAGGTACTGTACCATCGTCACGACGATGCCCGAAACACACTCGTTGAAACTACCCAACTGCTTCAAACCAAGCTGGTACAATTTCCACAGGACACGGAATTAAAACTCTATCAGATCAAACACTTGATTAATCAAGGCTGGCTGGCCCGTCGGCAATCTAAACCTGCGGAAGCACAAATCTCTGAAAAGCAGGCACAGGGTATGCTGGAGGAATTCCTGAAACTTTCTCCAAACGATACCCGGTTTCTGAAGCTTTCGATTGATCTGCTGAACAACCAGATTGGTGATGCAATCGCTGAGCAGAAATTTGAAACTGCCCTCGAGCACTATCGGTCTATCGTCGAATTCAGAAAGACTATCTTTCAGGAAGAACCAGACGGCCAGAACGCATCCTTACTCATGGGTTCCCAGAAAAGCCTGGCGACCTTTCTGCTGGCTACGCGCCGTTTCGATGAGGCGGAAAAACTGCTCCTCGCTATTCAAACACAACTACCCAGGCTACAGATTCCAGATGCTGACAAACTGAACCAGCAGGCACTGCTCAACATATCTTTCGGTGATGTTGCCCGTTCGCGACAAGCGTGGAAACCGGCCGAGGAATTTTACGCGAAGGCATCCAGGGTGATGCAATCGCTTCGAACCCAGTTTCCCCTGAACTCGAGTTTTCTTTACGATGACCTGTCGATTCAGGGCAAACTGATCGAACTGAATCTGGAACGTGGAAATATCACAATTGGTCTTCCTCAACTTCGATCGTTCGTTACGATGGTGGACAAAATGCTTGAGGAACATCCCGAGTATACTTCGATTGCCAGCATGCAACGACACTATCGCGCACTGCTGCAGAAACTGGAGTCATCCCGCCAACAGTGA
- a CDS encoding GNAT family N-acetyltransferase gives MIRATVPADTPELLALAEGTLVFKPHEIVALNEVLDDYHDTNHAEQHRCVTVEEDGQIIGFAYYAPAAMTERTWYLYWIAVRVDIQTKGTGSRLMAHVEEDIRNKQGRLLLIETSSLPHYSLTRRFYEKLNYEKEAVIRDFYADHDDLVVFRKRLN, from the coding sequence TTGATTCGTGCCACTGTGCCTGCTGATACGCCAGAATTACTTGCACTTGCAGAAGGTACACTCGTCTTTAAGCCGCATGAGATTGTAGCTTTGAACGAGGTGCTTGATGATTACCATGATACCAATCACGCAGAACAGCATCGCTGTGTTACTGTGGAAGAAGATGGACAGATTATCGGCTTTGCCTACTACGCACCTGCCGCTATGACTGAACGCACCTGGTATCTCTACTGGATCGCTGTTCGAGTGGATATTCAAACCAAAGGGACTGGCTCGAGGCTCATGGCACATGTCGAAGAAGACATCCGAAACAAGCAGGGCAGGCTGTTGCTGATAGAAACTTCGTCCCTGCCTCATTATTCGCTGACACGTCGCTTCTACGAGAAGTTGAACTATGAAAAAGAAGCGGTGATTCGCGATTTCTACGCAGACCACGACGATCTGGTGGTTTTTCGCAAGCGACTCAATTAA